A single window of Opisthocomus hoazin isolate bOpiHoa1 chromosome 5, bOpiHoa1.hap1, whole genome shotgun sequence DNA harbors:
- the SMIM19 gene encoding small integral membrane protein 19 isoform X2 encodes MAAAAAAAGGAGGGGSAALGDGGAIDYSVHEAWNEATNVYLLVVLASLALLVYARRNKRRIMRIFTLPPAAETPPGFYDSLKKVRLRQQLEMYSIARKYEQQQQPPKQTESIQLSVE; translated from the exons atggcggcggcggcggcagcggccgggggGGCGGGAGGCGGTGGCTCGGCGGCGCTGGGCGACGGCGGCGCCATCGACTACTCGGTGCACGAGGCGTGGAACGAGGCCACCAACGTGTacctgctggtggtgctggccaGCCTCGCGCTCCTCGTCTACGCGCGGCG gaacaAGAGGAGGATCATGCGCATCTTCACCCTGCCTCCCGCCGCCGAGACGCCGCCCGGCTTCTACGACAGCCTGAAGAAGGTCCGCCTGCGGCAGCAGCTGGAGATGTACTCCATCG cgaGGAAGTacgaacagcagcagcagccaccgaaACAGACTGAAAGCATACAGCTGTCAGTGGAGTGA
- the SMIM19 gene encoding small integral membrane protein 19 isoform X1, translated as MAAAAAAAGGAGGGGSAALGDGGAIDYSVHEAWNEATNVYLLVVLASLALLVYARRNKRRIMRIFTLPPAAETPPGFYDSLKKRGSTNSSSSHRNRLKAYSCQWSEAHNRRNSGRIAGADDESQRGATFDAS; from the exons atggcggcggcggcggcagcggccgggggGGCGGGAGGCGGTGGCTCGGCGGCGCTGGGCGACGGCGGCGCCATCGACTACTCGGTGCACGAGGCGTGGAACGAGGCCACCAACGTGTacctgctggtggtgctggccaGCCTCGCGCTCCTCGTCTACGCGCGGCG gaacaAGAGGAGGATCATGCGCATCTTCACCCTGCCTCCCGCCGCCGAGACGCCGCCCGGCTTCTACGACAGCCTGAAGAAG cgaGGAAGTacgaacagcagcagcagccaccgaaACAGACTGAAAGCATACAGCTGTCAGTGGAGTGAAGCCCACAACCGTAGGAACTCGGGACGTATTGCCGGTGCTGATGACGAGAGTCAGCGTGGAGCTACTTTCGATGCCTCTTAA
- the SMIM19 gene encoding small integral membrane protein 19 isoform X3, whose product MAAAAAAAGGAGGGGSAALGDGGAIDYSVHEAWNEATNVYLLVVLASLALLVYARRNKRRIMRIFTLPPAAETPPGFYDSLKKVRLRQQLEMYSIGTEEDAMSHSCRGTAAGLR is encoded by the exons atggcggcggcggcggcagcggccgggggGGCGGGAGGCGGTGGCTCGGCGGCGCTGGGCGACGGCGGCGCCATCGACTACTCGGTGCACGAGGCGTGGAACGAGGCCACCAACGTGTacctgctggtggtgctggccaGCCTCGCGCTCCTCGTCTACGCGCGGCG gaacaAGAGGAGGATCATGCGCATCTTCACCCTGCCTCCCGCCGCCGAGACGCCGCCCGGCTTCTACGACAGCCTGAAGAAGGTCCGCCTGCGGCAGCAGCTGGAGATGTACTCCATCG GAACAGAAGAGGACGCCATGAGCCATTCCTGCAGAGGAACGGCTGCTGGCCTTCGTTGA